The sequence below is a genomic window from Falsibacillus albus.
CATTATACTTTTTTCAACAGGGGGAGATACATATGAACGCATCAAAGAGCAAGCTGTTGGACGATTTGAAAGCATTGTTGAAAGATGAACAAGTCACTGTGAATGAAACGATTCTCGAACAGCATGGAAAGGATGAATCCTATCATACGCCGAGTTCTCCCGACATTGTCGTCTTTCCTGAGAGTGCCGAGGAGGTGAGCGCCGTCGTCAAATTGGCTTCCGCTCATAAGACACCGATTATTCCATTCGGAATGGGTACAAGCTTGGAGGGGCATGTGATTGCTTATGAAAAAGGTATTACGATCGATTTTTCCTTGATGAATAAGGTTCTTGAAGTCAGGGAGAAGGATTTTCTTGTGAAAGTCCAGCCAGGGGTCACGAGGATGCAGCTTAATAAAGACTTAAAAAAATACGGCCTATTCTTTTCGGTCGACCCAGGTGCAGATGCCACACTCGGCGGGATGGCAGCCACAAATGCGAGCGGTACGACTTCGGTGAAATATGGAGTGATGAGAGACCAGGTCCGTGATCTGGAAGTCGTCCTGGCAAATGGCGACATCATCCATACCGGAAACTTGGCGCAGAAGTCTTCTTCCGGCTATAACTTGAACAGCCTATTCGTAGGATCGGAAGGAACGTTGGGCTGCTTTACCGAGCTGACGCTGCGTGTATTTGGCATTCCGGAACATGTTGTAGCAGCTAGGGCTTCATTCGAACGGCTGGATGACGCGGTCGCAGCTGTTGTCTCCATTTTACAGGCTGGGATACCGATCGCCAGGGTGGAGCTTTTGGATGAGCAGTCTATGGTCCAGACGAATTTATACAGTGATACGAGCTACAATGAGAAGCCGACATTGTTTCTTGAGTTCCACGGCAACGAAGCAGGTTTGAACCAGGATGTTGAATTTACAAAGGAAATCGTCAAGGACCACCATTGTGAGGATCTTGTATTTGAAAAGGACAATGCAGCGCGGAATAAGCTGTGGGAAGCAAGGCACAACCTCGCTTATGCCTATATTCATGGCCATCCCGGGAAAAAGCAGATGGTGACCGATGTTTGTGTCCCCCTCTCGGAGCTGGCTGGTGCGATCAAGCATGCCAGAAGCCAAATGGAAAAATTGGATATGGTCGGTGGGATTCTTGGCCATGTTGGTGATGGCAATTATCATACGCTGCTCATGATCGATGTCAATGATCCAGTAGAGGTTGAAAAGGCAAATATATTCAATGAGCAAATCGTCGAGTATGCATTACAACGGAATGGAACATGCACTGGCGAGCATGGGGTCGGTGTCGGAAAAATGAAATACCAGGAGAGAGAGCATGGGCAGGCTCTGCAGGTGATGGAAAAAATAAAGGCTGCCCTCGATCCGATGGAAATTTTGAACCCCTATAAATTGGTTCATATGAAAAAGGAGGAAAATAAATGAAGACACTTGAAACCATCAGTCGATTTGCCGGGAAGTATTTTGCTGTTTGGGTCATTTTAATTGCGGGGATCGCGTATTTTGTTCCGGCACCGTTTCTTCCACTTGGGGGGTACATAACCATATTATTAGGCGTTGTCATGTTCGGAATGGGGTTGACGCTTAAGCCGGCTGATTTCAAATTGGTCCTTACGAAACCTCTTCCTGTCATTACAGGTATTCTGGCGCAATTTTTGATCATGCCGCTTGGTGCATTAGCGATCGCCTACTTGCTCCAGCTGCCGAAAGAGCTAGCAGCAGGATTGGTCCTGCTGGGATCCGTACCAGGCGGGACATCGTCGAATGTCATGGTGTATTTGGCAAAAGGGAATCTGGCATTATCGGTTGCGATGACTTCGATTTCGACGATGCTTGCGCCGGTTGCCACTCCTTTGATTTTATTAGGGCTCGCCGGACAATGGATGCCTGTCGATCCAAAAGCGATGTTCCTTTCGATTGTTCAGGTCATCATCTTTCCGATTGTATTGGGCTTCATCGTGCAAAAAATCTTCCCTAAAGGCGTTCAAAAAAGCCAGAACGTCATTCCGTTGATTTCCGTATTGGCCATTATCATTATTGTTTCAGCAGTTATATCGGCAAATGGTGATCATATCGCATCTTCCGGTGGTTTGATTTTTTCAGCGGTCATGCTTCATAACTTCCTCGGGCTGTGCCTCGGATATGGCGCTGCTTGGCTGCTCAAGCTGGACGAAGGGGAGCGCCGGGCGATATCGATTGAAGTGGGGATGCAGAATTCAGGTCTTGGGGTGGCTTTAGCTTCGGCTTATTTCGGTCCATTGGCTGCACTTCCAAGCGTCATTGCAGCAGTTTGGCATAATATTTCGGGTCCGATTCTGGCAACGATCTGGTCAAAGAATCCGGCGAAGCAAGCAGATGGCAGCAGAGTCGATTCAGGTCCGAGCCAGGCGCAGCCGATGGCAAAGTAAAAGCAAAATTGTTTGAAATTGGCTTGCTGCCCTTTGGTGCGGCAGGCTTTTTTTTGTCTGTCGGGTGCCAAGGATTTTATTTCTTGCTGGTAATCGATTATCCTGATAAAAGACGACCGTAATACTTGAGGTGAAAATAAAGTGAAGAAAATACATAGCAATGTGATTCAATTCAGGGGAACCCACATGGATTTTGGTTATATGCAAGGGCAAAGGCTGAAGGATTCGCTTGCCGTCATCAATCGTGAAAACCAATGGAAGGTGCGGAAGCCAAGGTTTTCGATTGACGAAGCAGAGGCTAAGGATGCGATTATCAAATTTGCGCCGGGAATCTGGGAAGAGCTGCTCGGTTTGCAGGAGGCGCTGGAGTGGCCTATGGAAAAGGTACTGAAGGAATTCGGAGGCTACCGTTTGGATTATGTAAAATCCGGCTGTTCAATCTTTACAGGTGAGGATTATTTAATCAGGAACTATGACTACCATCCTAAAACGTATGAAGGACGCTATGTTTTGTTCCAGCCGACAGATCAAGGCTATGCGATCATCGGTCCCAGCCAGCGGGTGACCGGCAGAATGGATGGGATGAACGAGAAGGGCTTGGCGGTTGGCTATAATTTCATGCATCGAAAAAACCCGGGGGACGGATTTATTTGCTGCATGATCGGCAGGCTGATCTTGGAATCATGTGCTAACGTCCAAGAAGCCGTCGAAATGCTGAAGGAAATCCCCCATCGTCATTCTTTCAGCTATGTAGTATTTGATCGCAGCGGAGAGACCTATGTCGTGGAAACGTCACCAAGAAAAGTTGCGGTGCGCCAATCACAGGCCTGTACAAATCATTTTGAACTGCTGACAGAAGAAAACCGGAACCATCTTGTCGATTCAAAGAGACGACTGGAGGCTATGCAGGAAAACGGAGCTTCAGAAGCATCCGATGCATTCCGTATGATGAACGATCGGAACAAAGGGGTATTCTCTGATCTGTACAGCAGCTGGGCAGGCACCATTCATACGTCAGCATACTTTCCGAATGAGTTGAGAGCATGGATGGCGCTTGGCGGAGACCGTGAGCCTGTGGAACTTGATTTTGGAAAATGGCTGAAAGGGGAAGACTTAGATATCGATCGACTGACTGGAGAAGTGGACACGGATATCCCTTTCCTTCATATGGATGAAGGGGCTGATTGGTTTAGGAGATGATCTGTATATAAATGCCCTCGGTCTTGGACCGAGGGCATTTTTGTGCAGGGCTCCCCATTTTAGGCAGCCCTGCACTTTGGTGACAGGCACCGGTATTTTTATACGAATTTGACGATGTCGTCGTAAGGTCTGCGCGTTTTTGGGTTTGGCTCGTTGACGCGGTATCCGAAAGCAACCATGACGGAGATGCTGAAATGTCCATCCTCCAGGAGACCTTCTTCGGCAAGCAGGGCGTTCATTTTTTCAATATCAAAGCCTTCGATTGGACAGGAGTCGATGCCGATCTGGGCAGCGGCTGTCATCATATTACCAAGGGCTAGGTAGGTTTGCTTGCATGCCCAGTCATACAATGGACGATCGCCTTCAAGTAAATCGAAGTCCACCTTTTGGAATTCTTCAATTCGGGAAAGATATTTTTCCAAATGTTCTTCAGGCATACTTTTCACCGTTTTAAAATGATCCTGCAAGTAGGCGGAATCATATTTCGTATCGAGCTTCGTCCTTGCCAACATAACGACAAAATGACTGGCTTCAGGAAGCTTTCCGTAGGCGCCCCATGCCGTGTTTTTGATTTTTTCCCTTAGTTCAGGGTTTTCGATGACCACGAATCTCCAAGGTTCAAAACCGAAGGAACTCGGGGACAACCTGCCTGTTTCCATGATGAAATGAAAATCATCATCTGACACTTTTTTATCTGGATCGAACTGTTTTGTTGCATGTCTAAAATGGTAAGCATCCAAGATTTCCTGCTTCAATGTTTCTTTATCACGCATACACGACTCGCTCCTTTTCATCTTAATGAATCATTTTTAACGTATCACAATATGGCAGATGATTCATGCAATTAGTATTGACGAATTTCCACCTGTTATTAAAAACGGTCTGCCGTGATAAAGACATACTTTTGTGAGTTAGTTTAATTTTTTTCTACACTCACTACTTTCGAATCGTTCGCAGGTACAGTAACTTTTACTTCAAGATATTGTTTGCCATCTGCGGAATAGTTCTGTACTACTTGTTCTCCGTTTGTCGTTTTGTAAGATCCTTCTGTCAAATAAATAGGTATTGAAACGGTTAAGTCCTTCTTCAGTCTATTAGAAATGGTTATTTTCTGAGAGGACGCAGTTCCGTCATTTGCACTTTGGTAATCTGCTTGATAGGACATGATCCCGCTTTTTGTATCGCCATTTTCATATACAGGAATTGAGTGGCCGGGCTCTTCATAATTATAGGAAGTGATTTGTCCATCGCTTGTCTGGAAATCCCTGAAGCCAACCCATGGTTTTCCCGTAAGCTCTATGGCTGTTGTCGTCGTATAAAGAATCCCATCTTGCTTTGTAACATTGTCAACATGAGTATGTCCGTGAAGACTAAGTGTTACACCATATTCTTTCATAAGGTCAATCAACGCTTGGGCATTTTCTCCATGCCATTGTTGGTCATATTTGAGTCCCAGTTTTTCCCCCAATGCAAGCGTATCGACCGACTGAGGATCATGCTGCTGGTCATATTGCTGCCAATATTTTTGAACTTCCGAGTCCGTTTGCGGCCATATATCACGGTCGCGCCATAAAGGATTGTGATGGGAGAATAACCCTCGAATTTGATTACTTTGAGCCGTTTTTGCATTATTTTCTAAATCACTTTTAATCCATGCCAATTGCTTCGCTCTAACTTGTCCTCCCCAAGTCGGGACAGAGACAGTTCCGTGGCCGCTGCGGTCAATTTTATTCCAATCAAATGAATTGTATCCGATAAAATGTGCATAGGGGCCATAGTTAAATGAAAAATATTGAGGGCCGAAATATTTTTCCCAATATTTTGCTCCATCTGCCAAAGTTGCATCTTGCGCATAGAAATCATGGTTCCCAGGGACAATGTACACAGGAACATTTAATTTTTGCAGTACTTTGTACACTTCTTCGTATTCATAAATATATTCTTGGGGATTCATTTGTCCAAAAATTAAATCTCCTGTAAGGACAACAAAGTCAGGATTTTTCAGATTTACTTCTTTGATGGCTTTTTGCAGGTAGAGCCAGCGTTTGTTTGGATCAGGGTCCCACATACCCGTCTCTCGGGCCAATGCTGGATCAGTCGAAGTAGGATTGTCAGGATCACCGACATTTCTTGGAGATCCCACGTGAATATCGGTTAAATGCAGAAAAGTAAAATCTTTTTTGAATTGATCGATGATTTTTACCGAGTGAGGTTGTTTATCCGTGATTCTTTGCCCGTTTCCTGTATAGGATACCTCTAAGTCATATAATCTTTCTGGAACATTATCAGGAATCTTTACAGTTACATCAGAAATGGTAGAACTATTTCTCCAATAAGATTGACCTTGCTGAACGGAGAGGACAGGCAAATCATAGTCGGTTGTCAAGGAAGAATGATTGTTTTGTTTTAATTTTACAATCCAAGCTCCGGCTTCTTTTCCTTGTGTATCAACTTTTAGTGTTAATGTTCCTCCTTTCTCTTTAATTGCCGGGGTCGAAAACAATGGATAGATAATCTGATTGACTTTCTGATCGATGGAAATATTAGGGGCCTCATTTAAATAATTTGTGCTGTTTCCAATTCCACCATCTTGGATTCCGGAGGCAGTAACTGGTCCATCCAAGGCATTAGCGGAAACTGGAATCATCGAGAAGATGAAAATTAGTATAAGACTTAATTTGAACTGCTTTCTCATTTGGTTCCCTCCTTTGTAATGCTCATAGACTATCATCGATTTGTAAATGAAGTGTTAAAGTATTTTAAAATTAGTATTTTTCCAAAAAGTACTATTCGTTCCGACGAATTTCATAATGTTTGTTTGCATCCCTTTTAATGTGAAATAATGATTAAAAAGTTTTGTGATGAAAAAGGTGTTTAGAATGAAAAAGGTGATTGTAGTTGGAGCAGGAATACTAGGGGCATCTACGGCCTACCATTTGGCGAATGCAGGTGTAGAGGTGACCCTGGTCGACCGGTTTGACCGCGGCCAGGCGACGGATGCTGCAGCGGGGATCGTTTGCCCTTGGATATCCCAGCGGCGCAACAAGGATTGGTATCAGCTGGTGAAAGGCGGGGCCCGCTACTATCCACAGCTGATCAATCAACTGAAAGAGCTGTGCGAGAAAGAGACCGGCTATAACAGGGTAGGGGCAATCAGCCTGCACAAGGATCCTGTGAAGCTGGAAAAAATGGCAGAACGGGCTCAGAAGCGGAGGGAAGATGCACCGGAAATCGGGGATATTCAAATTCTTTCCCCTGCCGAGGCGAGGTCGATGTTTCCTCCGCTCTCCGACGAATATGGAGCTGTTTACATCAGCGGCGGGGCACGTGTAAATGGAAGATCGCTGCGAAACGCCCTCATCCAGTCAGCTTTCAAAAAAGGGGCGGACTTCCTTAAAGGAAGTGCTTCGCTTGTATTTGAAGGAAATCGGGTGACAGGGGTTCGTGTACAGGAAAGGACCCTGGATACGGAGCAGGTGATTGTCACCGGAGGAGCATGGTCGAAGGAATTACTTTCCCCGCTAGGGATTGAATTTAAGGTTTCGCCGCAAAAAGCGCAGATCGTCCACCTGGAGCTTCAGGATATGGACACTGCCAATTGGCCGGTTGTGATGCCTCCGAATGATCAATACATCCTTACCTTTGAAGGTGGCCGGGTGGTCGTGGGTGCAACCCATGAAAATGAGGCAGGATTTGATGATCGGGTCACGGCAGGCGGATTGAATGAAATATTGGGCAAAGCGTTGGAGATCGCTCCGGGGCTGGGGAACGGCAGGTTAATGGAAACAAGAGTGGGATTCCGGCCGTTTACACCTGATTTTCTTCCGGTCTTTGGGCCTGTTCCATATTTTGATGGGCTGTTTGCCGCAAATGGCCTGGGGGCATCCGGGCTGACAAGCGGCCCCTACCTTGGCGCCGAAGTGGCGAAATTGGTTCTCGGAATGCCGACAGAACTGGATCCGAGCCATTATGATATATCAGGCGCAATTGAACATAGAAATTGAATGGAAATAAGAAGGAGGAAAATGATGAGATTAAAAGGAAAGAAAGTACTTAGTCTTGTCCATCATGATTTTGAAGACCTTGAATTGTGGTATCCGATCTTAAGGCTGCAGGAGGAAGGAGCCGCAGTCCAGTTGGCAGGTGAAAATGCCGGAGAAAAGTACATCGGAAAGTATGGCGTTCCAGCAGTATCCGATTTATCCTATGGTGAAATAAAAGCGGAAGAATTTGATGCCATCCTTGTGCCTGGAGGATGGGCCCCTGATAAAATCCGACGATTCCCTGAAGTCCTTGCTGTCCTTCGGTTCATGGAAGAACAAAAGAAACCGATCGGGCAGATTTGCCATGCGGGGTGGGTGTTGATTTCAGCAAAAATATTGGAAGGCAAAAAGGTTACCAGCACTCCTGGCATCAAGGATGACATGGAGAACGCCGGAGCTGTTTGGCTGGATGAGCCCGTTGTAGTGGATGGACACTTGGTTTCAAGCAGGCGTCCGCCGGATCTGCCGGATTATTTGCGGGAATTCATAAAAGTGATGGAAGAAAAATAATTAATTGCTTATTGGGAGGCCGTCAGCATGGCCTCCTTTTCATCTGTAATAATCAATCATCAAGCAGAAAAAATTTTTTGAAGGACGGCAGTCTTGTCACCTTTAGCGGGATTTGAAAGATCGTTAACAAAAAAGCTGTTGTCGAACCCGAGAGCAACAAAGTTACAAACGGTTTTTTTAGGATCATTCTACTGAATATGAACATCAATAGGTAGATAAAGGTCGACCAACAGCAGTTCCAGCCATTTTTGAATGTAATGGCATTAAATTTTGATCCTATCCATTCTATTAATGATGAAGCCAAAACCCATTTTATTACATAAACGATTTGTCTCAGGAAATTACTTGGATAAGTGGACAAAAAAGATAGTATCAATAGAGGCATAATAAAAAATAAATGCAGGATTTTTATCGTTCGTGTTTTGAGAAAAGGAGATTTAAACTCCCAAAGCACTTTATAATTACATAAATAATAATAGCCGGCATTGAATATGACAACATACAGCACACTGGGAAAAAAACGAGGGATGTTTTTCCATGTTCTCTTTCTTATGTTTTGGATGGCAAGCCATATCAGTATTGCTAAATGCATTTTTATCACCTCGATTTGTCCGATAATAAGCCGGCTGTTAGAAGAATGTCAGTCAATTTGTAAGGCTCTTTTCTCAAACTTCGTTGCTTTAACAACTAAAATAGGATTGTCCATTCAATTTTTTTATCTTTAAAATGGCCTAATAAGCGGGAAGAGAGCCAGGATCCTCTATTTCAACGCGCTAAACATCTATTTACGCATTAAAATCGGCAGTAAGATTTTAAGAACAATCTATACGAAAACAGCCATTTGAAAAATGAGTCCATTAATAAGATGCGACGAAAGCGGGTCTTTTATGAATTTTTCTGACTTTGAGCCCAAAAGGAATATTTTAGATAATACTTTAGACCTATATCGTTTTATAGGTAAATGGTATAATTACTAAATAATAACAAGATTACATATTTTGAGGTGTAGGTTGAAAGGGAATCGGGTAGCGTTATACAGAACGAAACCTGAATACAAAACGAATACATTTAATGATTGAGGGGATGAAGTCCAATGTTCGACCCTAAGGGAAATTCAAGATGAAGGAGTTCAATCAATTACCTAATTTAAGGCTATATAGATTTATGATCATGATTGTTATAGCTGTCATGATCCTTGGAATATTCACTTCTCCATTTGAGTCCTTTGGAATGAGGATCTCCGTTCAAAGTATTTTTGTCGTGCTGATTTCCATTCTGCTATGGATGTATCCTAATAAGGAAACGAACAGTTTGAAGGGGAGTTTAATTTTTTTGATAGCGGCTTATTTTTATGCCATTTTCCTGATGTATCAGGAAACAAGCCTTAATTTTATTTTTATTGCACTGCTGCCGACAGTAGCAATTGGCTTTTATCATAAAAAATTATTTTATTCGATATTCATTTTGAATTTTGTAGGTGCCATGTGGCTGTTTTTTCACGTATATTCATCAACGAATCCGGGTTTTGCCTATTTGAAAAATGATTTCACAGGGAATATTCTTGATTTTATCGGGAGCCAGGCCATTGTCTATTTTGTCTTTTTTATGACCACCAATCGGATTGAAAAGATACAGCAATATAATGAACAAATACAATCTACAGAGCGTCTGAAGACAACGGGGCAGCTGGCTGCAGCAGTGGCCCACGAAATTCGTAATCCGATCGCGGTAGTAAAGGGTTTCTTACAGTTTTACAGGGAAGACGAATCCATTCCGGCACATGCGAAAGAGCATTTTAAATTGATGCTCGGTGAAATGGATCAGGCAGAAATCGTGATACAGGACTTTCTTTCCCTGGCAAAGCCGAATGATGAACAGTCTGCAACGGTAAACGCCCGTGAGGCAGTAAATAGTGTTGTCGATTTGCTATCTTCCTATGCTTCCATGAACAATATTCGACTTTCTATCGATGTACCGGAACCAACTATGGTGAATTGCAGTAAGGTCGAACTCAAGCAAGTTCTTGTAAACATTATCAAGAATGGAATCGAATCCATGAAATTTGGCGGGGACGTCCAAATTTCATCTCAAAGTACAGGAAATTACTTTACCTTAAAGGTGTCGGATAATGGCGTAGGTCTTGATGAGCATGAATTAAAAGAACTTGGTAAACCGTTTTATACACTTAAAAGTTCTGGTACTGGTCTTGGATTGATGATTTGCTACAACATTATGAATAAATACGGGGGAAGCTTGAACTTTAAAAGCAAAAAAGGTGAGGGCACCACGGTGTATTTAACATTTAAAAAAGCAGATTGATTAAGCTTGCTGTATCATTCTAAAACTTTAAAATCGGTACCAGCATGCTGGTACCGATTGTTGTTTAGTTCTGCAATCAAGATAAGTAAGAGGCATTAATCTTTATCTTCGACCTTTCGCCCCTTCATGATCCGTTTGAACTTTTCCATCTGCTTATCATCATGCCCGAGTTCCGAGAGGTGATAAGGGTTATCATGCTCGTGATCTTCTGATACGACTCCGGCTTCTTTTCCCAGTGTAGAATTGGAATCGGAAATGACGCGGTCATAGTCGCCATCACGATGAGGAGTTACTTGGGTATTGTTATTATCGCTGCTTTTCGGCAATGTAACTTCAACTCCTTTATGTTAGGATGTAGTCGATTCAACCGAAATATTCTTAAAAAAAAGCTCTTTTCGTAAAGTTTGTTTCTATTCATTAAAGGTTGAATAAGGTTGATTTCCGCTGCGGGGTCTCACCTGGCCCGCTGATCCCTCCGGAGTCTTGCACCTTCCTCTCCAATCAACAACATATGATGAGTTATTTTAAAGAAAAATTGTTAAAAACAACAATCTTTGAGAAAAGAGCCTTAAAAAAGAAATAAAAAGCGATTCCGTCAAAGTTGGAATCGCATAAAAAGGGTCACTAACCCTTGAAAATACTGCTGATTTTTTCGATTTCACCACTTGATAATGAAATATCCAGTGTCTTCAAATTGTTTTCGACCTGTTCCGGCTTTTTCGCTCCGGGAATGATGGCATCGATGGAGTCGACGGTTAAGTACCAAGCCAGAACGATATGGGGAATCTCGGCTCCTTTGGCTTCAGCGATATCGCGGAGTTGATCGACCTTTGCAAGATTTTTGGCGAATGTTTCCCCCTGGAACATCGGATTCTTCGCTCTTCCGTCATTGAAAGTGGTGTCCTTTGTATACTTTCCTGCCAGTAAGCCTGCAGCAAGCGGGAAATAAGGAACGAATGATATTCCATTTTCGGCGGTGTAAGGCAGCAGATCCTTTTCTGCCTGACGTTTAAATAAATTGTATTCGGATTGAAGCACATCCACATAGCCGTCTCGGTTTGCTTCCTTCAGTTGTTCGATGGAGAAGTTGGACACTCCGATCGCCTTGATTTTCCCTGCATCCTTCAGTTCTTTCAAAGCACCGACGGCTTCGGCCTTTGGAGTGTCGTTGTCTGGAAAATGGATGTAAAACAAGTCGATATAGTCCGTCTGCAGGCGCTTTAAGCCTTCATCAACGCTTTTTTTCAAAAATGAGGGGGAATTGTCGACAACGATGTCTTTTCCGACAAATTTATGCGCACCTTTTGTGGCAATCACCACATCTTCCCGTGTCCCCTTTTCTTTTAGGACTTCCCCGATTAATTCTTCCGATCTTTCAGGTCCATATATAAAAGCAGTATCCAAAAAGTTCATGCCGTTTTCCAAGGCAGTGCGGACAATATTTTTCCCGACTTCTTCGTCCAAGTTTGGATATATATTGTGGCCGCCGACTGCATTGGTCCCAAGGCCAATCGGGTTTACAAGTAACTCAGACTTCCCAAGCCTCACCTTTTTCACCATCTTCTCATCTCCTTTTTCCATGTTAAACCAATGATATCAAAGACAGTAAAATGGATGAAATAAAATGCTCAGCAATAACTATTCTCTTGTTTTTCGGTCGTAAGCTACCCTTGTCCAGAAAAAAATGGCGTTTCCGATCAAGAGTACAGTGAATTCCCAACCTGTTTTTCCTTTTGTGAATAGGTCATACATGGACCAGATCAATAATGCGGCGGTATAAAAAAGAAAGGCATTTTTGGCTGATTTGTCATTATGTGCTTTTTCCATTTCGTCGGCTTTGCGGATTTTCATTTTGATTCCCCCTTAAAAATAAAAAGTTGATCGATATTTGTTTGAAGAACATCTGCCAATTTGAAGGCAAGCATTAATGTAGGGTCATACTTATCATTTTCAATTGCATTGATGGTTTGTCTTGTGACTCCACACCTTTTGGCAAGTTCCTCCTGTGAGATGTTTCTTTTTCTTCTAAGAACTTTTATCTGGTTCTTCATAATTCACATCACCTTCGGGCTGAGAAATGTAAAAAGATTTTTACATTTCTCAGTCTATACCAATTATTGTAAATGTCAAATGTATTTGACATTTTGTTTTTATGGTTCTTTCGTGATTTTTTTGCTATTCATCAATTGTGTGTAAGGTTGATTTCCGCTGTAGGATACTCGCTTTCCGAGGGGCCTCACAGGATGTGAGGTCGTTCGATGTTGGCACACGACGTGCCGAACTTAATCGAACATCCGCCATACCTCTCCCCGATCCGATGCTGGGGTCTCACCTGGCCCGATGATCCCTCTGGAGTCTCGCACCTTCGGCTCCAATCGATTCAAAAAAATTTTTTTAGTCCAAAACTGATCACTTTTTTTAGACTAAAAAAACCTAGTCCGAATTGTCACGGACTAGGTGAAATCAGCGTTTCATTTTGACCCGTTTTAGCCATTTACGCTGTTTCCTGTTGGTCATGAAGTAGCCGATAAAAGCAAGTGCAGAAAGGAGAGACGCGCCTTCCCAGAGGATGGTCCGGTCAAAGTAAATCCCCGAAAAGGTGCCGATAATACCAAGAAGGCTAAAGAAAAAAGCATGTGTCTTTCTGTTTTCCAGCATCGAAAATTCAAACTGCTCGTATTGCTGCTTTTCCTGAAGTTCAAGATGCCGTTTCGGCGCCTCCAAATAATCTTGGACAGAATGGACGATTTGAAAGAATGGCTGTGCATTCATCCATTTTAAAAATAATTGCCATTTGCTTGTATTGGAATGTTTCAGCCAGTCCATGAAAGCAGGTTTGACGATCTCCAATGTTTCTTTATCAGGTGTGATGATATGAATCATCCCTTCAATCGTCACAAAGGATCGCCCTAGAAAAACAAAGCGTGTGGGGACCTGAATAGGCAGATCCTTTACCATATCATTGATTTCTTTTTTTGCTGTGAGGATGTCCATTTCCTTCATTTTTTCAAGGTCAAAGGAAAGGGCCTCAGCAAGGACGGATTCAATCGATTTCGGATCTGCTTCAGGGAGCA
It includes:
- a CDS encoding FAD-binding oxidoreductase, which translates into the protein MNASKSKLLDDLKALLKDEQVTVNETILEQHGKDESYHTPSSPDIVVFPESAEEVSAVVKLASAHKTPIIPFGMGTSLEGHVIAYEKGITIDFSLMNKVLEVREKDFLVKVQPGVTRMQLNKDLKKYGLFFSVDPGADATLGGMAATNASGTTSVKYGVMRDQVRDLEVVLANGDIIHTGNLAQKSSSGYNLNSLFVGSEGTLGCFTELTLRVFGIPEHVVAARASFERLDDAVAAVVSILQAGIPIARVELLDEQSMVQTNLYSDTSYNEKPTLFLEFHGNEAGLNQDVEFTKEIVKDHHCEDLVFEKDNAARNKLWEARHNLAYAYIHGHPGKKQMVTDVCVPLSELAGAIKHARSQMEKLDMVGGILGHVGDGNYHTLLMIDVNDPVEVEKANIFNEQIVEYALQRNGTCTGEHGVGVGKMKYQEREHGQALQVMEKIKAALDPMEILNPYKLVHMKKEENK
- a CDS encoding bile acid:sodium symporter family protein; this translates as MKTLETISRFAGKYFAVWVILIAGIAYFVPAPFLPLGGYITILLGVVMFGMGLTLKPADFKLVLTKPLPVITGILAQFLIMPLGALAIAYLLQLPKELAAGLVLLGSVPGGTSSNVMVYLAKGNLALSVAMTSISTMLAPVATPLILLGLAGQWMPVDPKAMFLSIVQVIIFPIVLGFIVQKIFPKGVQKSQNVIPLISVLAIIIIVSAVISANGDHIASSGGLIFSAVMLHNFLGLCLGYGAAWLLKLDEGERRAISIEVGMQNSGLGVALASAYFGPLAALPSVIAAVWHNISGPILATIWSKNPAKQADGSRVDSGPSQAQPMAK
- a CDS encoding C45 family autoproteolytic acyltransferase/hydolase, which translates into the protein MKKIHSNVIQFRGTHMDFGYMQGQRLKDSLAVINRENQWKVRKPRFSIDEAEAKDAIIKFAPGIWEELLGLQEALEWPMEKVLKEFGGYRLDYVKSGCSIFTGEDYLIRNYDYHPKTYEGRYVLFQPTDQGYAIIGPSQRVTGRMDGMNEKGLAVGYNFMHRKNPGDGFICCMIGRLILESCANVQEAVEMLKEIPHRHSFSYVVFDRSGETYVVETSPRKVAVRQSQACTNHFELLTEENRNHLVDSKRRLEAMQENGASEASDAFRMMNDRNKGVFSDLYSSWAGTIHTSAYFPNELRAWMALGGDREPVELDFGKWLKGEDLDIDRLTGEVDTDIPFLHMDEGADWFRR
- a CDS encoding NAD(P)H-dependent oxidoreductase; its protein translation is MRDKETLKQEILDAYHFRHATKQFDPDKKVSDDDFHFIMETGRLSPSSFGFEPWRFVVIENPELREKIKNTAWGAYGKLPEASHFVVMLARTKLDTKYDSAYLQDHFKTVKSMPEEHLEKYLSRIEEFQKVDFDLLEGDRPLYDWACKQTYLALGNMMTAAAQIGIDSCPIEGFDIEKMNALLAEEGLLEDGHFSISVMVAFGYRVNEPNPKTRRPYDDIVKFV
- a CDS encoding metallophosphoesterase family protein, with the protein product MRKQFKLSLILIFIFSMIPVSANALDGPVTASGIQDGGIGNSTNYLNEAPNISIDQKVNQIIYPLFSTPAIKEKGGTLTLKVDTQGKEAGAWIVKLKQNNHSSLTTDYDLPVLSVQQGQSYWRNSSTISDVTVKIPDNVPERLYDLEVSYTGNGQRITDKQPHSVKIIDQFKKDFTFLHLTDIHVGSPRNVGDPDNPTSTDPALARETGMWDPDPNKRWLYLQKAIKEVNLKNPDFVVLTGDLIFGQMNPQEYIYEYEEVYKVLQKLNVPVYIVPGNHDFYAQDATLADGAKYWEKYFGPQYFSFNYGPYAHFIGYNSFDWNKIDRSGHGTVSVPTWGGQVRAKQLAWIKSDLENNAKTAQSNQIRGLFSHHNPLWRDRDIWPQTDSEVQKYWQQYDQQHDPQSVDTLALGEKLGLKYDQQWHGENAQALIDLMKEYGVTLSLHGHTHVDNVTKQDGILYTTTTAIELTGKPWVGFRDFQTSDGQITSYNYEEPGHSIPVYENGDTKSGIMSYQADYQSANDGTASSQKITISNRLKKDLTVSIPIYLTEGSYKTTNGEQVVQNYSADGKQYLEVKVTVPANDSKVVSVEKN